One genomic segment of Mycolicibacterium gilvum includes these proteins:
- the hflX gene encoding GTPase HflX, producing the protein MTYPEFPHETPSVGELALEDRTALRRVAGLSTELADISEVEYRKLRLERVVLVGVWTDGSAADADASLAELAALAETAGSEVLEGLIQRRDKPDPSTYIGSGKALELRDIVVATGADTVICDGELSPAQLNALEKVVKVKVIDRTALILDIFAQHATSREGKAQVSLAQMEYMLPRLRGWGESMSRQAGGRAGGAGGGVGTRGPGETKIETDRRRIRERMSKLRREIRDMKQVRDSQRSRRLANDVPSVAIVGYTNAGKSSLLNALTGAGVLVENALFATLEPTTRRGELSDGREFVLTDTVGFVRHLPTQLVEAFRSTLEEVVDAELLLHVVDGSDANPLAQINAVRTVVNEVVAETDATAPPELLVVNKIDAADGLVLAQLRQALPGAVFVSARTGEGLDRLQARLAEMIAPRDTVVDVTIPYSRGDLVNRVHAEGRVDAVEHIEAGTRLKARVPIALAAALSEFASF; encoded by the coding sequence ATGACGTATCCCGAATTTCCCCACGAGACACCCAGCGTCGGTGAACTCGCACTGGAGGACCGCACCGCGCTGCGCCGCGTCGCCGGACTGTCCACCGAACTCGCCGATATCTCCGAAGTCGAATACCGCAAACTTCGCCTCGAACGTGTCGTGCTCGTCGGCGTGTGGACCGACGGTAGTGCCGCCGACGCCGACGCCAGCCTGGCCGAGCTCGCGGCCCTCGCCGAGACCGCCGGTTCCGAGGTGCTCGAAGGTCTGATCCAGCGCCGCGACAAGCCCGACCCCTCGACCTACATCGGTTCGGGCAAGGCCCTCGAACTGCGTGACATCGTGGTGGCGACCGGCGCGGACACCGTCATCTGCGACGGCGAGCTCAGCCCGGCGCAGCTCAACGCGCTGGAAAAAGTGGTCAAGGTCAAGGTGATCGACCGGACCGCGCTGATCCTCGACATCTTCGCCCAACACGCCACCAGCCGCGAAGGCAAGGCGCAGGTCTCGCTGGCGCAGATGGAGTACATGCTGCCCAGGCTGCGCGGCTGGGGCGAGTCCATGTCCCGTCAGGCCGGTGGCCGCGCCGGCGGCGCCGGCGGCGGAGTCGGCACCCGCGGACCCGGTGAGACGAAGATCGAAACCGACCGTCGTCGCATCCGCGAGCGGATGTCGAAGCTGCGCCGCGAGATTCGCGACATGAAGCAGGTGCGTGACAGCCAGCGCAGCCGGCGGCTGGCCAATGACGTGCCCTCGGTCGCGATCGTCGGATACACCAACGCCGGCAAGTCCAGCTTGCTCAACGCGCTCACCGGCGCCGGTGTGCTGGTCGAGAACGCGTTGTTCGCCACACTCGAACCCACCACGCGCCGTGGCGAACTCAGCGACGGACGGGAATTCGTTCTGACCGACACGGTCGGATTCGTCCGTCATCTGCCGACCCAGCTGGTCGAGGCGTTCCGGTCGACACTCGAAGAGGTCGTCGACGCCGAACTGCTCCTGCACGTGGTCGACGGTTCCGACGCCAATCCGCTGGCCCAGATCAACGCGGTGCGCACGGTCGTCAACGAAGTCGTCGCCGAGACGGATGCGACCGCACCACCGGAGTTGTTGGTGGTCAACAAGATCGACGCCGCCGACGGCCTGGTGCTGGCGCAGCTACGGCAGGCGCTGCCCGGGGCGGTCTTCGTATCCGCGCGCACCGGTGAAGGTCTCGATCGCCTCCAGGCGCGGCTGGCCGAGATGATCGCGCCCCGCGACACTGTGGTCGACGTCACGATTCCGTACAGCAGAGGCGATCTCGTCAACCGGGTTCACGCGGAGGGCCGCGTCGACGCGGTCGAGCACATCGAAGCGGGCACGCGCCTCAAAGCCCGGGTGCCGATCGCCCTCGCGGCCGCTCTGTCCGAATTCGCCTCGTTCTGA
- a CDS encoding DEAD/DEAH box helicase has translation MTAPTFADLGVPAPLVKALAERGIAEPFPIQAATLPDSLAGRDVLGRGKTGSGKTLAFSIPLVAALTGIRRQASRPSGLVLAPTRELATQITAALEPMATAAGLRVTTIYGGVSQGRQVSALRGGIDIVVACPGRLEDLMQQKVISLDNVTVTVLDEADHMADLGFLPGVTRILAATPRGGQRLLFSATLDNGVDKLVQRFLDNPVLHSVNEAAEAPAQMTHHVFHVGGVQEKKDLVHQLASGTGRRILFMRTKHQARKLAKQLTESGVPSVDLHGNLSQPARERNLAAFSSGEARVLVATDIAARGVHVDDVELVVHVDPPMEHKAYLHRSGRTARAGSDGDVVTVVLPEQRRDTQQLLRKAGITVRPRDVHAKSSEVQALVGEIAPLRAPAPVAQPAAKKPDHGRGSRNGGSGGHGRSGGEHQRRGGGGGRGRDGQGGGSSSTSRGPRRRGQRPAGQSQRGVNTGG, from the coding sequence ATGACTGCACCTACTTTCGCCGATCTCGGCGTGCCCGCACCGCTGGTGAAGGCGCTGGCCGAGCGCGGCATCGCCGAACCGTTCCCGATCCAGGCCGCCACCCTGCCCGACTCGCTCGCCGGGCGTGACGTGCTGGGTCGCGGAAAGACCGGCAGCGGAAAGACTCTCGCCTTCTCCATCCCGCTGGTGGCGGCGCTGACCGGTATCCGACGCCAGGCGTCGCGTCCGTCGGGTCTGGTGCTGGCGCCGACCCGGGAGCTGGCCACGCAGATCACCGCGGCCCTGGAGCCGATGGCCACCGCCGCCGGACTGCGGGTCACCACCATCTACGGCGGCGTCTCGCAGGGCCGGCAGGTCTCCGCACTGCGCGGCGGGATCGACATCGTCGTCGCCTGCCCCGGTCGTCTCGAAGATCTGATGCAGCAGAAGGTGATCAGCCTCGACAACGTCACGGTCACCGTGCTCGACGAGGCCGACCACATGGCCGATCTGGGCTTCCTGCCCGGGGTCACCCGCATCCTGGCGGCGACGCCCCGCGGTGGGCAGCGCCTGCTGTTCTCGGCGACGCTGGACAACGGCGTCGACAAGCTCGTCCAGCGCTTCCTCGACAACCCGGTGCTGCACTCGGTCAACGAGGCCGCCGAGGCGCCCGCGCAGATGACCCACCACGTGTTCCACGTCGGCGGCGTGCAGGAGAAGAAGGATCTGGTGCACCAGCTCGCCTCGGGCACCGGACGGCGGATTTTGTTCATGCGCACCAAGCATCAGGCCCGCAAGCTCGCCAAGCAGCTCACCGAATCCGGTGTGCCCTCGGTGGACCTGCACGGCAACCTGTCCCAGCCCGCCCGCGAGCGCAACCTCGCCGCATTCTCCAGTGGTGAGGCCCGGGTGCTGGTCGCCACGGACATCGCCGCCCGTGGCGTGCACGTCGACGACGTCGAGCTGGTCGTCCACGTCGACCCGCCGATGGAACACAAGGCCTACCTGCACCGGTCGGGGCGCACCGCGCGTGCCGGCAGTGACGGCGACGTCGTGACCGTCGTGCTGCCCGAGCAGCGCAGGGACACCCAGCAGCTGTTGCGCAAGGCGGGCATCACCGTGCGTCCCCGCGACGTGCACGCGAAGTCCTCCGAGGTGCAGGCGCTCGTCGGCGAGATCGCCCCGCTGCGTGCCCCCGCTCCCGTCGCGCAACCCGCTGCCAAGAAGCCGGATCACGGACGCGGTTCCCGCAACGGCGGGTCCGGCGGCCACGGTAGGTCAGGTGGCGAGCACCAGCGTCGCGGTGGCGGTGGTGGCCGCGGGCGTGACGGGCAGGGCGGCGGGTCGTCGTCCACCTCGCGTGGTCCGCGGCGCCGTGGGCAGCGTCCGGCAGGTCAGTCTCAGCGCGGTGTGAACACCGGAGGCTGA
- a CDS encoding molybdopterin-dependent oxidoreductase, which yields MARTRTSLTHWGAFSATVESGDIASVRPWSGDADPSPALGNLPGSVRHRSRVTAPAVRRGWLENGPGPDTLRGADEFVAVTWDDLVELLGGELRRVIDTDGNEAIYGGSYGWSSAGRFHHAQSQVHRFLNCLGGYTYSRHSYSLGATGVIMPRVVGTHDDLFTRSTQWQVIVENTDTMVCFGGLALKNTAVNDGGTTAHPARDALNRLRARGGRIVSFSPLRDDVDGPCDWHAPVPGTDVAIMLALAHVLATESLADREFLASHCTGYDRFERYLLGADDGIPKSPQWASSLCGLSADDLTALARRMAAGRTLVTVSWSLQRTRHGEQAPWMGLTLAAMLGQIGLPGGGFGHGYGSMNEAGLAPIRCGLPRLPQGVNPVTTFIPVAAVSDMLLHPGEPFDYNGLRLTYPDIRLVYWAGGNPFHHHQNLPRLRRALSRPDTVVVHDPYWTAMAKHADIVVPSTTFAERDDLSGSRNDPMLMAMPRLTETYAQARDDYDTYAALAGHLGVRQAFTEGRSSRQWLRHIYETWSRTLDFDVPAFDGFWAAGALRLPTDDGLTLLADFRADPSAHPLATPSGRIEIFSADIDSFGYDDCRGHPAWFEPTEWLGGPRAADYPLHLVANQPAGRLHGQLDAGAASQATKVAGRERIRMHPADARARDLSGGDVVRVFNDRGACLAGVVLDDRVRPQVVQLSTGAWFDPADPADPNSMCVHGNPNVLTDDVGTSKLAHGCTGAHVLVQIEKYAGTPPPVRAHQPPVFTPR from the coding sequence GTGGCGCGCACCCGGACCAGCCTCACGCACTGGGGTGCGTTCAGCGCCACCGTCGAATCGGGCGACATCGCCTCGGTGCGGCCATGGTCCGGCGACGCCGATCCCTCCCCTGCACTGGGCAACCTCCCGGGTTCCGTCCGGCACCGCTCCCGTGTCACCGCACCCGCCGTGCGGCGCGGCTGGCTGGAGAACGGACCCGGGCCCGACACCCTCCGGGGCGCCGACGAATTCGTCGCGGTCACATGGGATGACCTGGTGGAACTACTGGGCGGCGAACTGCGCAGGGTCATCGACACCGACGGCAACGAGGCGATCTACGGAGGCTCCTACGGCTGGTCCAGCGCCGGCCGGTTCCACCACGCCCAGAGCCAGGTCCACAGATTCCTGAACTGTCTTGGCGGCTACACCTATTCGCGCCACTCCTACAGCCTCGGCGCGACGGGCGTGATCATGCCCCGCGTGGTCGGCACCCACGATGATCTGTTCACGCGGTCCACCCAGTGGCAGGTGATCGTCGAAAACACCGACACGATGGTGTGTTTCGGTGGTCTGGCGCTGAAGAACACCGCGGTCAACGACGGCGGCACGACCGCGCATCCGGCGCGCGACGCCTTGAATCGCCTGCGCGCCCGCGGCGGTCGCATCGTGTCGTTCTCACCGCTGCGCGACGACGTCGACGGCCCGTGCGACTGGCATGCCCCGGTGCCGGGCACCGATGTCGCGATCATGCTGGCGCTGGCGCATGTGCTGGCCACCGAATCGCTGGCCGACCGCGAGTTTCTCGCCAGCCACTGCACCGGCTACGACCGGTTCGAGCGTTACCTTCTCGGCGCCGACGACGGGATACCGAAATCACCGCAGTGGGCCTCGTCGCTGTGCGGATTGTCCGCCGACGATCTGACCGCATTGGCGCGGCGGATGGCCGCCGGACGCACGCTGGTGACGGTGAGCTGGTCACTGCAGCGGACCCGCCACGGCGAGCAGGCGCCGTGGATGGGGCTCACCCTGGCGGCCATGCTGGGCCAGATCGGCCTCCCCGGCGGCGGCTTCGGCCACGGCTACGGCTCGATGAACGAGGCCGGCCTCGCACCGATCCGGTGCGGACTGCCGCGACTTCCGCAGGGCGTCAATCCGGTGACGACGTTCATCCCGGTCGCGGCCGTCAGCGACATGCTGCTCCACCCCGGCGAACCGTTCGACTACAACGGCCTGCGACTGACCTACCCCGACATCCGGTTGGTCTACTGGGCCGGCGGCAACCCGTTCCACCACCATCAGAATCTGCCGCGGCTGCGGCGGGCCCTGTCGCGCCCGGACACCGTCGTGGTGCACGATCCCTACTGGACCGCGATGGCCAAGCACGCCGACATCGTGGTGCCGTCCACCACGTTCGCCGAACGCGACGATCTTTCCGGCTCACGCAACGATCCGATGCTGATGGCGATGCCCCGGCTGACCGAGACGTATGCGCAGGCACGCGACGACTACGACACCTATGCGGCGCTGGCCGGACACCTGGGGGTGCGACAGGCTTTCACCGAGGGCCGGAGCTCACGCCAGTGGTTGCGCCACATCTACGAGACATGGTCGCGCACCTTGGATTTCGACGTCCCGGCGTTCGACGGGTTCTGGGCCGCCGGGGCGCTGCGGCTGCCCACCGACGACGGGCTGACACTGCTGGCCGACTTCCGCGCCGATCCGTCGGCGCACCCTCTCGCCACACCGAGCGGCCGGATCGAGATCTTCTCCGCCGACATCGACTCGTTCGGCTACGACGACTGCCGGGGCCACCCGGCGTGGTTCGAACCCACCGAATGGCTCGGGGGTCCGCGCGCCGCGGACTATCCGCTCCACCTGGTGGCGAATCAGCCCGCCGGCAGGCTGCACGGCCAACTCGACGCGGGCGCCGCCAGCCAGGCCACGAAAGTCGCCGGGCGCGAACGGATCCGGATGCATCCTGCGGATGCCCGCGCACGGGACCTGTCCGGCGGCGACGTGGTCAGGGTGTTCAACGATCGGGGCGCGTGCCTGGCCGGCGTGGTGCTCGACGACCGGGTGCGCCCGCAGGTGGTGCAGTTGTCGACCGGGGCGTGGTTCGATCCTGCCGATCCCGCCGATCCGAATTCGATGTGCGTACACGGCAATCCGAATGTGCTGACCGACGACGTCGGAACGTCGAAGCTGGCCCACGGCTGCACCGGTGCGCACGTGCTCGTGCAGATCGAAAAGTACGCGGGCACACCGCCTCCGGTGCGCGCGCATCAGCCTCCGGTGTTCACACCGCGCTGA
- a CDS encoding LGFP repeat-containing protein, which yields MIRQPMLRLRGVGRLTIGLLGVATVLLLAPPAMAQPEVDANNAITAAWDASGGDTGPLGPRTGEVYPVGEGFAQNFAAGTMFFTPDTGAHFMQGAILEKYQASGGPADGDLGFPTIDEGPGRAPESRNSTFSAPDNPVIFWTPATGARIVRGPINAAWDKLGGSSGVLGVPAEDETYNGSVVSQKFTGGELTYDARTKTFTTVPPELAGQLADLSIPDDPVAAINAARRAAGGPLGPLGAVEGEVYDIGADGKGQDFANGAIYYSPDTGANVVTGQVLEKYKSVGGPEGDLGFPISGEEDGGLTPASRKSAFAAEDKPVIFWTPDHGAFIVRGPIVAAWDKLGGATGELGAPVADQTESGNTLSQRFSGGVISWDTSARTFSTEPAGLASQLTDVVVPGADAPQATPPTSQAAENNEDTGRKWNKWWLLAVVPLLLLAGLVAFAVMRHRARPGEDDMFTAPGAVGHDPQDPETDGHDGPHGDDGREDALFGDRYAREGLGSVASANPEAPQDEEFAPQPLSFWGVPVQPEGGADAGDEEPQIDPDAVDTTPTRIPTPSEVAGDSPFVDVETAASEDEFDESEDEFDEADDEFDESEDEFDDLAVVDEDADLAADREPLVPPVPIPVRDGLTDTGRHARIDIDEPMPLGTALHMPLEDSDQIPDGYPVKADTKSGLYWTPDSADYHEAPVELWFASEEIARTNGFVRGE from the coding sequence ATGATCCGGCAGCCGATGCTGCGCCTACGTGGGGTCGGTCGCTTGACGATCGGGTTGTTGGGGGTAGCCACGGTGCTCCTGCTGGCTCCACCCGCCATGGCGCAGCCCGAGGTCGACGCGAACAACGCCATCACCGCCGCCTGGGATGCCAGCGGTGGCGACACCGGCCCGCTGGGACCCCGCACGGGAGAGGTCTATCCGGTCGGTGAGGGCTTCGCCCAGAACTTCGCCGCGGGCACGATGTTCTTCACGCCGGACACCGGCGCCCACTTCATGCAGGGTGCGATCCTGGAGAAGTACCAGGCCTCGGGTGGGCCCGCCGACGGCGATCTGGGCTTCCCGACCATCGACGAAGGCCCCGGTCGTGCGCCGGAGAGCCGCAACAGCACCTTCAGTGCGCCCGACAACCCGGTGATCTTCTGGACCCCGGCGACCGGGGCGCGCATCGTGCGCGGACCGATCAATGCGGCCTGGGACAAGCTGGGCGGTTCGTCGGGGGTGCTCGGCGTGCCGGCGGAGGACGAGACGTACAACGGGTCGGTCGTGTCGCAGAAGTTCACCGGGGGGGAGCTGACCTACGACGCGCGCACCAAGACGTTCACCACCGTGCCGCCCGAGCTGGCGGGACAGCTCGCAGACCTGTCGATCCCCGACGACCCCGTCGCGGCGATCAACGCGGCACGCCGGGCCGCCGGCGGACCGCTGGGCCCGCTCGGGGCCGTCGAGGGTGAGGTCTACGACATCGGCGCCGACGGCAAGGGCCAGGACTTCGCCAACGGCGCGATCTACTACAGCCCGGACACGGGCGCCAATGTGGTGACCGGGCAGGTGCTGGAGAAGTACAAGAGCGTCGGTGGCCCCGAGGGTGATCTCGGATTCCCGATCAGCGGGGAAGAGGACGGCGGGCTCACCCCGGCGAGCCGAAAGAGCGCGTTCGCCGCCGAGGACAAGCCGGTGATCTTCTGGACGCCGGACCACGGCGCCTTCATCGTCAGGGGCCCCATCGTCGCGGCCTGGGACAAGCTCGGCGGCGCCACCGGCGAACTCGGCGCCCCTGTCGCTGATCAGACCGAGAGCGGAAACACTCTGTCGCAGCGCTTCAGCGGTGGCGTGATCTCGTGGGACACCTCGGCGAGGACGTTCAGCACCGAGCCCGCCGGTCTCGCCTCGCAGCTGACCGACGTGGTGGTGCCCGGTGCCGACGCCCCGCAGGCGACCCCGCCGACATCGCAGGCGGCGGAGAACAACGAGGACACCGGTCGCAAGTGGAACAAGTGGTGGCTGCTCGCCGTCGTTCCTCTGCTGTTGCTGGCCGGCCTGGTCGCGTTCGCGGTCATGCGGCACCGGGCCCGCCCCGGTGAGGACGACATGTTCACCGCACCGGGTGCCGTCGGGCACGACCCGCAGGATCCCGAGACCGACGGTCACGACGGCCCACACGGCGACGACGGCCGCGAGGACGCCCTCTTCGGTGACCGGTATGCCCGTGAGGGTCTGGGTTCGGTGGCGTCTGCGAACCCGGAGGCACCTCAGGACGAGGAGTTCGCACCGCAACCGCTGAGCTTCTGGGGCGTGCCCGTCCAGCCCGAAGGCGGGGCCGACGCCGGTGACGAGGAACCGCAGATCGACCCCGACGCGGTCGATACGACTCCGACCCGCATCCCGACACCGTCGGAGGTGGCCGGCGATTCGCCGTTCGTCGACGTCGAGACTGCCGCATCCGAGGACGAGTTCGACGAATCCGAGGATGAGTTCGACGAAGCCGACGACGAGTTCGACGAGTCCGAGGATGAGTTCGACGATCTGGCGGTCGTCGACGAGGACGCCGATCTGGCTGCCGACCGTGAACCCCTGGTGCCTCCGGTGCCGATCCCGGTTCGGGACGGACTGACCGACACGGGCAGGCACGCCCGCATCGACATCGATGAGCCGATGCCTCTGGGCACCGCGCTGCACATGCCGCTCGAGGATTCCGACCAGATTCCCGACGGCTATCCGGTCAAGGCCGATACGAAGTCGGGTCTGTACTGGACGCCCGACAGCGCGGACTATCACGAGGCGCCCGTCGAACTCTGGTTCGCCAGCGAGGAGATCGCGCGGACGAACGGATTCGTTCGAGGGGAGTAG
- the lexA gene encoding transcriptional repressor LexA: MSDDSSDSTDAPGTSRSRDSGLTERQRTILDVIRASVTTRGYPPSIREIGDAVGLTSTSSVAHQLRTLERKGYLRRDANRPRAVDVRAADDHPTPIVATEVAGSDALPEPTFVPVLGRIAAGGPILAEEAVEDVFPLPRELVGEGSLFLLKVVGESMVDAAICDGDWVVVRQQSVADNGDIVAAMIDGEATVKTFKRTKGQVWLMPHNPAFDPIPGNDAAILGKVVTVIRKI; encoded by the coding sequence ATGAGCGACGACAGCAGTGACAGCACCGACGCCCCCGGCACCTCACGGTCGCGAGATTCTGGCCTGACCGAACGTCAGCGCACCATCCTGGACGTCATCCGGGCCTCGGTGACCACCCGCGGTTACCCCCCGAGCATCAGGGAGATCGGCGACGCGGTCGGGTTGACCTCGACGTCCTCGGTCGCCCATCAGCTGCGCACCCTGGAGCGCAAGGGCTATCTGCGCCGCGACGCCAACCGCCCGCGCGCGGTGGACGTCCGCGCGGCCGACGACCACCCGACCCCCATCGTGGCCACCGAGGTGGCCGGGTCGGACGCCCTGCCCGAGCCGACGTTCGTGCCGGTTCTCGGCCGCATCGCCGCCGGCGGTCCGATTCTCGCGGAAGAGGCCGTCGAGGACGTGTTCCCGCTGCCGCGCGAACTGGTCGGCGAGGGATCGCTGTTCCTGCTCAAGGTGGTCGGCGAGTCGATGGTCGACGCGGCCATCTGCGATGGCGACTGGGTGGTCGTCCGTCAGCAGAGCGTGGCCGACAACGGTGACATCGTCGCAGCGATGATCGACGGGGAAGCCACCGTGAAGACCTTCAAGCGGACCAAGGGACAGGTCTGGCTGATGCCCCACAACCCCGCGTTCGACCCGATCCCGGGCAACGACGCAGCCATTCTCGGCAAGGTCGTCACCGTCATCCGGAAGATCTGA
- a CDS encoding LysM peptidoglycan-binding domain-containing protein, translating into MTILDDRQTWNEFERAPRLRVGNGRVRAVAPSRRPRPQRPAGAAIGYRGTGVLVSRASHRRRPITPMATVGLALVAGAITLWLGLVAQVGGVSGAETQMPGRLAVVQVQSGESLQHVARRVAPDAPVTEVVARIQELNELDSAAVDAGQTLIAPVA; encoded by the coding sequence ATGACCATTCTCGACGACCGCCAGACGTGGAACGAGTTCGAGCGCGCCCCTCGGCTGCGGGTTGGGAATGGCCGGGTGCGGGCGGTCGCGCCGTCGCGGCGGCCGCGGCCGCAGCGCCCGGCCGGGGCGGCGATCGGGTACCGCGGGACCGGAGTTCTCGTCTCGCGGGCATCGCATCGCCGACGCCCGATCACCCCGATGGCCACGGTCGGGCTGGCACTGGTGGCCGGGGCGATCACGCTGTGGCTCGGTCTGGTCGCCCAGGTCGGTGGGGTGTCGGGAGCCGAGACGCAGATGCCGGGGCGGCTCGCGGTGGTCCAGGTGCAGAGTGGCGAGTCGCTGCAGCACGTCGCGCGGCGCGTCGCCCCCGACGCCCCGGTCACCGAGGTCGTGGCCCGGATCCAGGAGTTGAACGAGCTCGATTCGGCGGCGGTCGACGCCGGTCAGACGTTGATCGCGCCGGTGGCCTGA